In Zingiber officinale cultivar Zhangliang chromosome 3A, Zo_v1.1, whole genome shotgun sequence, the DNA window atccaatcgatcggaatCCGACCGTTGACgtcatatttagctgcaggcgttcgattccttcggtataACTCACGActtcttctccagcgagcacagcaactccacaacttctccacaaagttcagatcgccagttcttgaaggttcttggaggtttttccaagtcaagagacggATCTACAGCCGAAGaagaaagttagggttagggtttccttgtgcaaacttgtaagcttctagcttgtattttgttccctttccctttcttcttgtagtgtaaacttatagggcttctccgcctttggtagttaccataaaggagtattttcatagtggagggtgcgtgagtgtgtggatcattggattagtcacctcttgtgaggtggataccaagtaaatcctcttgttagcgttgtgtattttgtttctttgtatttttcgctgcatatcttgaagaaacaagcaacgaaaagCAAGACGAACACAccgagctattcactccccctctagctacataatcggtcccaacaggaTCCACATATGAGATGTCCTGAACTATAATCCAGTCCAGGATagctcttttgttcatgttaagCCGGGAAAGAGTccagattttgaatattttttagaCTTTATATTGATTAGCCAAACAAATTATTTTATCTAAATTTATACATGTTTTatcttagtttaaaaaaaattttcatttaaatcatcattttttttcatttgatatgtatatttgTCATGGTTTTATATCGCCTGATTAAAGTATTTATTGGTCATTTAAGTACATAATAGTACTTTATTAAACGTGTCTCTCAAAATTTTCTCTCAAATTTCTCTTTAATGTTCTTATTTTTTATCCTATCTATTTTTATATGTCTACACATTATCTTAACATTCTCATCAACTCTTATATTTTACTCATGTAATTGAGTCATAGCTTAATATTTTATAACATAGTtagtttaaaaatccttttgtataatttctctttaaattttaaagttatattatcatcacataaatcacactttttttttttcaaccatcTTTCTTTATTCTATCGAAATCTCTCGTAATTTTAATACttacttttatatatttttttacttagtctATTAAAATTCAACCCTTTCGTATCCAAAGACTATATATCATGATTACTCCTCCATAGTCATCCGCGTCTTTAGTTTTGTCATACTTGATTAACTATTAGAGTATCTGATCACTTTATCAAAGCCGGagcaatttttttatatttattattatttagtgattatttataattattaatCTATCCCAATTGAaccattttttttcaaacaaatcaaatcgaatcgatttttcataaaaaactaaataaattgaaccaaattttaaataaaactaaactgaataaattgattttttataaatttggttttttttaataaaaatttaattccaTCTAAAATTGATGGTCTAAAAATTTAATTCGGTTTAAAAATTTCATCTATTCAGtgtatttaatttaatcaataagaaattttaaaatcaaattcgaaccagattaattaattaaaaaaacattaaatttataaataaattaagaaattttaaattcCATCCATTTAATTGATTTAACTAAATTTCTACTGCAAAGCATTTTTTCCCGAATGTATAAAAATATTGGCTCGAATTTTATTGGTCCAGGCCGCCAATATTTTGCTACATAAATATTGGCGGTCCAGACCAAGTTATTTCCCCCGGTTCGGTTGAAGATTTTGTAGACCGAACCGGTTTGTACGTCAAACCCTTCTTCACGCAGTAAAATCCaccgaaaccctaaccctaaatcCCCAATCTCCCCAATCTCGTTCGCACAGCACTGGGAgaagacaaggaagaagaagaggcgaGGAAGAGGAGGTACGGAGAAGGAGGATGTACTTATATAGCTTGACGCTGCAGAGGGCGGGTGGGATTGTGTGCGCTACCAATGGGAACTTCGTCGGCGGCAAGACTCAGGAAATCGTGGTGGCTCGGGGCAAAAACCTGGATCTCCTCCGTCCCGACGAATCCGGTAAGCTGCAGACCCTTCTGTCCGTCGATGTCTTCGGCGCCATCCGCTCGCTCGCCCAGTTCCGGCTCACCGGTTCCCAGAAAGACTACCTTGTAGTTGGCTCTGACTCCGGCCGCCTCGTTATCCTCGAGTACTCCCGCGAGCACAATATGTTCCACAAGGTTCACCAGGAGACGTTCGGCAAATCTGGCTGCCGCAGGATCGTCCCCGGCCAGTTCCTCGCTGTCGACCCCAAGGGTCGCGCTGTCATGGTTGCTGCCTGCGAGAAGCAGAAGCTTGTCTACGTCCTCAACCGTGATGCTGCCGCCCGCCTCACGATCTCCTCCCCCCTCGAGGCCCACAAGTCTCACACTATCACCTACTCGGTTGTCGGGGTCGACTGCGGCTTCGATAATCCCATCTTTGCCTCCATCGAGTTAGATTACTCCGAGTCTGATCTTGACCCGACCGGACAGGCTGCCGCAGACGCTCAGAAGCACCTCACATTCTATGAGCTTGACCTTGGCCTCAACCATGTCTCTCGCAAGTGGTCCGAACCTGTTGACAATGGTGCAAATCTCCTCGTTACTGTGCCGGGTGGTGGTGATGGCCCCAGCGGTGTCCTTGTATGTGCCGAGAATTTCGTTATCTACAAGAACCAAGGCCACCCAGATGTCCGTGCTGTCATTCCTCGCCATACTGACCTCCCTGCTGAGCGTGGAGTACTTGTGGTTTCTGCTGCCACCCACCGCCAAAAGTCCATGTTCTTCTTCTTACTGCAGACCGAGTATGGGGACATCTTCAAGGTCACTCTTGAGCATGAGGGCGACCGGGTAACTGAGCTCAAGATTAAGTATTTTGACACCATTCCTGTCACCACTTCCATGTGCGTCCTGAAGACTGGCTTTCTGTTTGCAGCTTCCGAGTTTGGCAACCATGCCCTCTATCAGTTCCAGGCCATTGGTGAGGCTGAGGATATTGAAGCTTCATCTGCCACTCTGATGGAGACCGACGAGGGATTCCAACCGGTCTTCTTCCAGCCACGTGGCTTAAAGAACCTAGTCCGGATTGACCTTGTTGAAAGTCTCATGCCCATCATGGACATGAAGATACTGAATCTCTTTGAGGAAGAAACTCCTCAGGTATTCACACTCTGTGGTAGGGGCCCACGCTCATCGCTGCGCATTTTAAGGCCAGGTTTGGCAATCAATGAGATGGCAGTGTCACAACTTCCAGGCACACCCAGTGCAGTCTGGACTGtgaagaagaatatcaatgaTGAATTTGATGCTTACATTGTCGTCTCTTTTGTGAATGCCACACTTGTGCTCTCCATTGGTGAGACCATTGAAGAAGTCAGTGATAGTGGGTTTCTTGACACTACACCTTCACTTTCTGTCTCTTTGCTAGGAGATGAATCTCTAATGCAGGTCCATCCCAATGGAATTAGGCATATCAGAGAGGATGGCCGTATCAATGAGTGGAAGACACCTGGTAAGAAGACCATTGTGAAGGTTGGCTCCAACAGGCTCCAGGTGGTTATTGCTCTGAGCGGAGGGGAACTTATCTATTTTGAGATGGACTTGACTGGACAATTGATGGAGGTGGAGAAGCATGAGATGCCTGGGGATGTGGCGTGCTTAGATATTGCACCAGTTCCAGAGGGCAGGCAGAGATCTCGTTTCCTTGCAGTTGGATCTTATGATAACACAATAAGGATTCTGTCATTGGATCCTGATGACTGTATGCAGATCTTGAGTGTTCAGAGTGTGTCTTCACCACCTGAGTCACTCCTATTGCTTGAGGTAATGGCTTCCACTGGAGGAGAGGATGGAGCTGATCATCCTGCCAGTGTTTTTCTTAATGCTGGTTTGCAGAATGGTGTTCTCTTCCGGACAGTTGTTGATATGGTCACTGGTCAGCTCTCTGATACCCGATCCCGGTTCTTAGGATTGAGAGCTCCCAAGCTATTCTCAGCTACTGTAAGAGGCCGACAAGCTATGCTTTGCTTGTCCAGTAGGCCTTGGCTTGGTTATATTCATCAAGGTCACTTTTTGCTGACTCCTCTCTCATATGAGGCTCTTGAATATGCTGCATCTTTTTCTTCTGATCAATGTGCTGAAGGAGTTGTTGCAGTGGCAAATGAAGCTCTGAGAATTTTCACAGTTGAGCGACTGGGAGAGACATTCAATGAGACAGTTGTACCTTTGCGATATACTCCTAGGAAATTTGTGCTGCTGCCCAAGCGCAAGCATTTAATTGTCATTGAGAGTGATCAAGGGGCATTTACTGCAGAAGAGCGAGAAGCTGCTCGGAAGGAATGCTTGGAAGCTGCTGGGATGGGCGAAAATGGAAATGCAAATAATGGTGAACAGATGGAAAATGGTGATGGTGATGATGAGAAGGAGGATGCTCTTCCAGATGAGCAATATGGCTATCCAAAGGCAGAATCAGATAGGTGGGCCTCTTGCATCAGAGTTCTTGATCCCAAAACAGGAAATACAACTTGTCTGTTGGAGCTTCAAGACAATGAAGCTGCATTTAGCATTTGTACTGTGAACTTCCATGATAAGGAGTATGGGACACTTTTGGCTGTTGGAACTGCAAAAGGATTACAATTCTGGCCTAAAAGAACTGTTGCTGCTGGGTTCATTCACATATATAGATTTGTTGAGGAAGGAAAATCTCTTGAGCTTTTGCACAAGACACAAGTAGAGGGAGTTCCACTTGCTTTGCACCAGTTTCAGGGGAGACTCCTTGCAGGTATTGGTCCAGTACTCAGATTGTATGACCTAGGAAAAAGGAGGTTGCTCAGAAAATGCGAAAACAAGCTCTTTCCCCACACTATTGTTTCTATCAATACATATCGTGATAGGATTTATGTTGGTGATATCCAGGAGGTATGCTTTCTTTATTGTGTTATAACACTTATCTTTATTCTGATCTTTGTCACTTTAATTTGTTAGTTATTGTGCTGATCATGAAGGAACTCTTGCAAATTGTGGTTTGACTAAGCCAATCGTTTAGCTCccatcaaagtttttttttagttGAACCATCAAGGCTCTTTCTAATGGCCTAATCATGTTCATTTTTGAGCCTTGATTAGAAGAATTTGCCATATATAATTGCCCATGCTCGACAATTTTCAAGCAGAGCTAATTTATTGTTTTACTTCTGGTATAATATCTTTTGAACAAACTTCTCAATGTTTGGACCTAAAATAACTTTTCTTACATTAATTAGAAGTTCTGCTAAGTTATTATTAGAATCACATAAGATATTCAATCCACATCAATTCCAGTTACTAAATATAATCCTACTAATTCGTTGATCTTCTAAATGTTCTTATAAAATTACTTATCCTTAACACATTGGGCTTTTAACAAAAAGGAATCTTGGGTGGATAAGAAATCCTATGAAATTTTAGAGAGAATCTGTAAGGTTGCTTATGTGGAGTTTTTTTTTCCCACTGAAAGTGGGTCAGTATCTCATGAACAAATTATATAACAATCATTCTTTTGAATTATCTTTCAAAGGATACATAGAAATTTTTCTCCTGAACACATTTGAGTTTTTAGGGAAAGATAGGTTGGATTGACAAGAAATCCTATCAAACTATAATGAGATCCTAAGGTTGCCAGTGTGGAGTGTTTTCTTTCTTTTGCTGTCAGATAACAATCATTCCTTTGAAATATCTTTAGAGAGGACACCAATAGTATTGATGGCaaaattttaaaagcatttctagGACAGAGTGGCAGCTCATATGTTGCCggcattaaaaaatattataataatttttaaattgataacAATAAATATGATTATCATATAAAACTAACAACAACAACCGAGCTTTATTCCACTATGTGGGGTTGGCTATATGGATTCTTCTATACCATTGGGTTCTATTCCCtattatatcattatttatacttaaataaattttattttgttttattattgctaactaattttttttagtcTTCCTTGTTTGAAATGCGTATTGGTCATAGTTTTACATTGCCTAACTAGAACATTTATTAGTCGTATAAGTATATATGTCCATACTATCTTAAACGCGTCTCTTatagttttccctcaatagatgtaatttcgactttctctctaatgctctcatttcttattctgttaaTCCTCGTacgtccacacatccaccttaacactTTCATCTTTGCAATTCTCATCTTTGCTTATGTATTCGAGTGATAGCCTAATATTTAACGTCATATAACACAACAGATCTAATTGTCATTTTATAGAACTTTTCATAAGTTTTAGAGATATTTTATTCTCTCATAAAATAATCGACGCTTTCCATTTCAACCATCATGTTTTATATGTAAGACATCTTTTTCAATTCtttcattattttgtacaaatatcctaaatatttaaagcttcCAAACAATTCgtcatctcttatcttaacaattgtctcatttcatctaatattgttaaatttaaattctatatattttacttttactctactaagcctaaaaccatTCACTTGTAGTGTTTCagtcaagattctagtttaaatatatcatctgcaaacaacacaTACTATGAATACTAATGTGTtcagtgagttcatccatgattagtgtaaaaaatAAGGATTTAGAGCTGATTCTTGATGTAATCCTATTTTTATTGGAAATACGTCGTTACATTCTCGTACATATTCtttattagttcaatatatgttatgcttatatttttttttttaattttctatataatttttcttgaaATCTTGCCATAAGTTTTTTTAAAGTCAATTAATGCCATGCATAGATTTTTCTTTtactctcgatatttttcaattagttgcctAAGAAAAtgtaacttctattgtcgaccttctaaGCATGGACctaaattgattttcgatcaccgTGGTCTCTTtccttaattttatttctattgcTCTTTTCCAAAGTTTTATTGTATGGCTAATTTTAAtatccctatagtttgcacaattttgtacatctcctttgttcttatataagggaactagagtacttactctcatttttttttttcattttcaatatcatgttaaataattttgtaaatcattTAATACCTTTTTTCCTAGGCACTTCTATACTTTATTTCCTAGGCATTTCTATACCTCAATCGGAATATGCCCAACGACTTTCCATTTTGTATCTCATTTAAAATttgttctacttctaaagtttgaatcatacaatagaaatttaaatttttatacttattttatttacTTAAATTATTGGTCACTTATACTTTCATTAAAAAGGTGATGAAAATACATCTTCGAttactcttttatttctccatcatgtACTAGTATTTTATTGtatttatctttaatatattttatttggataagatctcttgtctccCCCCCTCTCTTTAGCTATTATATAAATGTTAATTTCTCTTTCTTTTGtcttcaatttttgatataactgttgaaaaatttcattctttgcttcatttaCTCTTACTTTGCATCTTTCTTtgctattgtat includes these proteins:
- the LOC122053279 gene encoding spliceosome-associated protein 130 A — translated: MYLYSLTLQRAGGIVCATNGNFVGGKTQEIVVARGKNLDLLRPDESGKLQTLLSVDVFGAIRSLAQFRLTGSQKDYLVVGSDSGRLVILEYSREHNMFHKVHQETFGKSGCRRIVPGQFLAVDPKGRAVMVAACEKQKLVYVLNRDAAARLTISSPLEAHKSHTITYSVVGVDCGFDNPIFASIELDYSESDLDPTGQAAADAQKHLTFYELDLGLNHVSRKWSEPVDNGANLLVTVPGGGDGPSGVLVCAENFVIYKNQGHPDVRAVIPRHTDLPAERGVLVVSAATHRQKSMFFFLLQTEYGDIFKVTLEHEGDRVTELKIKYFDTIPVTTSMCVLKTGFLFAASEFGNHALYQFQAIGEAEDIEASSATLMETDEGFQPVFFQPRGLKNLVRIDLVESLMPIMDMKILNLFEEETPQVFTLCGRGPRSSLRILRPGLAINEMAVSQLPGTPSAVWTVKKNINDEFDAYIVVSFVNATLVLSIGETIEEVSDSGFLDTTPSLSVSLLGDESLMQVHPNGIRHIREDGRINEWKTPGKKTIVKVGSNRLQVVIALSGGELIYFEMDLTGQLMEVEKHEMPGDVACLDIAPVPEGRQRSRFLAVGSYDNTIRILSLDPDDCMQILSVQSVSSPPESLLLLEVMASTGGEDGADHPASVFLNAGLQNGVLFRTVVDMVTGQLSDTRSRFLGLRAPKLFSATVRGRQAMLCLSSRPWLGYIHQGHFLLTPLSYEALEYAASFSSDQCAEGVVAVANEALRIFTVERLGETFNETVVPLRYTPRKFVLLPKRKHLIVIESDQGAFTAEEREAARKECLEAAGMGENGNANNGEQMENGDGDDEKEDALPDEQYGYPKAESDRWASCIRVLDPKTGNTTCLLELQDNEAAFSICTVNFHDKEYGTLLAVGTAKGLQFWPKRTVAAGFIHIYRFVEEGKSLELLHKTQVEGVPLALHQFQGRLLAGIGPVLRLYDLGKRRLLRKCENKLFPHTIVSINTYRDRIYVGDIQESFHYCKYRRDENQLYIFADDSVPRWLTAAHHIDFDTMAGADKFGNIYFVRLPQDLSDEIEEDPTGGKIKWEQGKLNGAPNKVEEIVQFHIGDVVTCLQKASLIPGGGECVIYGTVMGSVGALLPFISREDVDFFSHLEMHMRQEHPPLCGRDHMAFRSAYFPVKDVIDGDLCEQFPTLPPDLQRKIADELDRTPGEILKKLEDARNKII